One Candidatus Kapaibacterium sp. genomic window carries:
- a CDS encoding T9SS type A sorting domain-containing protein: MKHFLLFVVAIAILLPLSSLRADESDIDKLSLLLGASNAGTEFLMTFHPCWETQGPNNAIRIYVASLYKTKVTLSIPGFAITIVKETIPNDVIEFTLKPTEAQVYSKSDFVAPQPSQVWEKRAIIITAEDPIICYGVTRFQYTSDGYMALPINVLGTDYQVASYADPTNNTGQFLPSYTSIVGAYDNTTVNFKLGGFETMRIIKENGDELKAGQSMTKMIHKGDVWLIAGVGQFNDLTGSNVNADKPVAVISGNFCAYIPTHIAACDYIIEQELPIYNWGKSYLVSPIAYRKKPALVKVFAAEANTNFSIDGIPAGKIHTAGGFKDKGYIETRIAMDTPKPARISSNKAINVVQYNPGQMDDGVESDPFQMQIMPVEQFQTDVIFNTPGIKGGFGFNDNYINIVYLAKADGTIPDDLMFAEAKAEELNWIPVKNISPSQGTPFYGEEKDGRQYYSKTLKLDHDGVYRMKADEPFAVYAYGYDWYDSYGFPASGRLIDMSSDDSLAPEIDYEMDENGNITGVVRDVTQPISKVSKDGDEVQTSNASGLSSVRLINALSDNYKLEYTPFIPGIDNETNFQINVVNKYKSSKAVLAVTDRRGNDKIVEFSIKATPVPTIVSTETYFGKLKSGKFEELEFALTNNESMSTVPVNSIVFQKNDTQFEIINNIEENTVLKPGEEHKFQVRFNARNMNEDDIKKIEGAFSNQIGIKLADGDVQYFDYLTAEVANPRLQVTGTDFATQAAGEPVKDRYVRITNPSMVDMFVTGFEVTGSSEFTFALPTVSEEEPLVVAAGREYNIVTSFTPTAPGEFAATLKVISDGYVIKDEAQITGVAIPSSVIDDKLFGGTFSVNYDGASITFRSEHDATLSGMKVYDLNGRTLFNSELTNNVNSYSAAVPGLTSGVYMLHLKINGIWMSKKISL; the protein is encoded by the coding sequence ATGAAACATTTTCTACTTTTTGTAGTGGCAATTGCTATTTTGTTGCCGCTTTCCTCACTAAGGGCTGACGAGTCCGATATTGACAAGCTTTCGCTGTTGCTTGGTGCTTCAAACGCCGGTACAGAATTCCTTATGACTTTTCATCCTTGCTGGGAAACGCAGGGACCAAACAATGCAATCCGAATTTATGTAGCCTCGCTCTACAAGACAAAAGTTACACTTAGTATACCCGGTTTTGCTATTACCATTGTCAAAGAGACTATACCAAATGATGTAATTGAATTTACTCTAAAACCGACAGAAGCCCAGGTGTATTCCAAATCGGACTTTGTTGCACCACAGCCATCTCAAGTATGGGAAAAGCGAGCTATTATAATAACTGCGGAAGACCCCATTATCTGTTATGGCGTAACACGTTTTCAATACACATCAGATGGCTATATGGCATTGCCAATTAACGTACTTGGTACTGATTATCAAGTAGCATCCTATGCCGACCCAACTAACAACACCGGGCAATTTTTACCAAGCTATACAAGTATAGTCGGTGCTTACGATAATACTACTGTTAATTTCAAACTTGGCGGCTTCGAGACTATGAGAATAATTAAAGAAAATGGTGACGAACTCAAAGCCGGACAGAGCATGACCAAAATGATCCACAAAGGCGACGTTTGGTTGATAGCAGGTGTCGGGCAATTTAATGATTTGACAGGTTCGAACGTAAATGCAGATAAACCGGTAGCCGTAATATCAGGAAATTTCTGTGCCTATATTCCAACTCATATAGCAGCATGCGACTATATTATTGAACAAGAATTGCCAATTTATAATTGGGGCAAGAGTTATTTGGTATCACCAATAGCGTATAGAAAAAAACCTGCCCTTGTTAAGGTTTTTGCGGCTGAAGCAAATACTAATTTTTCAATAGATGGTATTCCGGCAGGAAAAATCCATACTGCAGGCGGCTTCAAAGACAAAGGATATATAGAAACGAGAATTGCAATGGATACACCGAAACCTGCTAGAATATCTTCTAACAAAGCTATCAACGTAGTTCAATACAATCCGGGACAAATGGATGATGGTGTAGAAAGCGACCCGTTCCAAATGCAAATAATGCCTGTTGAGCAATTCCAAACTGATGTTATATTCAATACACCCGGGATTAAAGGTGGATTTGGGTTTAACGATAATTACATAAATATAGTTTATTTGGCAAAAGCAGATGGCACTATTCCCGATGATTTAATGTTTGCAGAAGCTAAAGCCGAAGAATTAAATTGGATACCTGTGAAAAATATAAGTCCTTCGCAGGGAACCCCATTTTATGGTGAGGAAAAAGACGGGCGTCAATATTACTCCAAAACGTTAAAACTGGATCATGATGGCGTATATAGAATGAAAGCTGATGAACCATTTGCGGTTTATGCATATGGATATGATTGGTATGATTCATACGGTTTCCCCGCATCAGGCAGACTTATTGATATGTCTTCTGACGATTCACTCGCACCTGAAATAGACTACGAAATGGACGAAAACGGCAACATCACCGGTGTAGTCCGAGACGTTACTCAACCAATCTCTAAAGTTAGCAAAGACGGCGACGAAGTTCAAACATCAAATGCTTCCGGACTATCTTCGGTACGATTGATTAATGCACTTAGCGATAATTACAAACTCGAATATACTCCTTTTATTCCGGGAATTGATAACGAAACAAATTTCCAAATAAATGTGGTAAATAAGTATAAATCATCAAAAGCAGTTCTTGCTGTGACTGATAGAAGAGGCAACGATAAAATTGTTGAATTCAGTATTAAGGCAACACCTGTTCCAACTATTGTTTCTACTGAGACTTATTTCGGCAAATTGAAATCAGGTAAATTTGAAGAATTAGAGTTTGCACTTACTAATAATGAAAGTATGAGCACTGTGCCTGTCAATTCGATCGTATTCCAGAAAAATGACACACAATTTGAAATTATTAATAATATCGAAGAAAACACAGTATTGAAACCCGGTGAAGAACACAAATTCCAGGTTCGTTTCAACGCTCGCAATATGAATGAAGATGATATTAAAAAAATCGAAGGGGCATTTTCTAATCAGATTGGCATCAAATTAGCCGATGGCGATGTTCAATATTTCGACTATCTCACTGCCGAAGTTGCTAACCCGCGTTTACAAGTTACAGGTACAGACTTTGCTACTCAAGCGGCTGGCGAACCTGTGAAAGACCGTTATGTCCGTATCACAAATCCAAGCATGGTAGATATGTTTGTCACAGGATTTGAAGTTACCGGCAGCTCCGAATTCACGTTCGCTTTGCCGACAGTATCGGAAGAAGAACCACTTGTAGTAGCTGCGGGACGTGAGTACAATATAGTAACAAGTTTCACACCTACAGCGCCAGGCGAATTTGCAGCAACTTTAAAAGTCATAAGCGATGGCTATGTAATAAAAGACGAAGCCCAAATCACAGGCGTTGCGATTCCATCATCAGTCATTGACGACAAACTGTTTGGCGGCACCTTCTCCGTAAATTATGACGGAGCCTCAATTACATTCCGCTCCGAGCACGATGCCACACTTTCGGGCATGAAAGTATATGATTTGAACGGCAGAACACTGTTCAATTCTGAGCTTACCAACAATGTAAACTCTTACAGCGCAGCCGTCCCCGGATTGACTTCCGGCGTTTATATGCTCCATCTCAAAATCAATGGCATTTGGATGAGCAAGAAAATCTCTCTCTAA
- a CDS encoding T9SS type A sorting domain-containing protein, producing the protein MKYFILLSTLVSLLFSHNLLEAQMTGDELLNRMKNSSYLGTEFYLAFHPGPEGGDGEGEIKIFVTSFFNTLVSVKIEAIDYYEEKSTIPNQTIEFTLTPEQALMYSKDASTPPKPMQVWEGMAIIVKAADPVMCYGVARFGDKSGGYMALPAHVVGQTYQIATLPDPSNSANQFMPSYTSVVGIYNNTKITFRLGGNADTKVRLLNGENLLPNEVARTTLNEGDVWLFAGSGFSNDLTGSTINSTKPVAVISGNYCMGDMDDLSNCDYTIEQQTPVSTWGKNYIVTPIANRKNPPITRIFTSMPNNAVFMDGQLITRIISPGGLIGKGYIEVRTGDIGINRPVIISSDYPINVVQYNPSKSDDSIASAPFQMQVIANEQFSNDCKFVTVGADGLEFKKNYYNLVYLAAIDGGIPQDLQVGIFSQSPLDWIPLEAFSGNPGTPTNCYENDGRQYYSKILPITEAGIHQIKANDPFGLYQYGNDANSSFGTMASVRLRDLTKGDTLPPVFQPADGHCCKGDYNGTVLDVAQVGVEPSNLASLSLVEALSYNYQCNIEPFISGISPKTTFELRTLDYWKPAKAVIIASDKSGNWSLKEINYTPIVNLSLNADNYDLGMIKSGHFRDFEIILSNEREENTLPLEKIVLSNEDSQFEIIENIPENLVLGPMEEHPFKVRFHANELYSDDIEKLEQVFKNHFYVDVKIDEFIQSMSLNKIFEIEVANPRIIADDVDFSTHMIDETIEHQYLKISNPGKMPLLITKFDFPAESPFVLDLPEASVENPFEIGAFGEYLVKTEFIPTEPGEFSDTLTITSDAYIIKNVAVISASAIPSSVLDNNLYGGKFAVNYDGNSITFRSENDAIVSGLKIYDLNGRNIFNSDITNKINEYRVAVPSFKTGIYLLHINIDGIWMSKKLIIS; encoded by the coding sequence ATGAAATATTTTATCCTACTTTCGACGCTGGTATCGCTACTGTTTTCACATAATTTGCTTGAAGCACAAATGACAGGCGATGAATTACTTAATAGGATGAAGAACTCATCATATTTAGGAACTGAATTTTATTTGGCTTTCCACCCGGGACCCGAAGGTGGCGATGGAGAAGGTGAAATAAAAATCTTTGTAACTTCATTCTTTAATACTTTAGTCAGCGTGAAAATTGAGGCGATTGATTATTACGAAGAAAAGTCAACAATTCCCAACCAAACAATTGAATTCACGCTAACTCCCGAACAGGCTCTAATGTATTCGAAGGACGCTTCTACTCCGCCCAAGCCTATGCAAGTATGGGAAGGGATGGCTATAATTGTTAAAGCTGCCGACCCTGTGATGTGCTATGGTGTGGCTCGATTTGGAGACAAGTCAGGTGGCTACATGGCTTTACCGGCTCATGTTGTTGGACAAACATATCAAATCGCTACTCTCCCTGACCCTTCAAATAGTGCAAATCAATTCATGCCCAGTTACACAAGTGTAGTAGGAATTTACAATAATACGAAGATTACTTTCAGATTGGGTGGAAATGCCGATACAAAAGTTCGCCTGCTAAATGGAGAAAATTTACTACCAAACGAAGTTGCCAGAACAACTCTAAACGAAGGCGACGTTTGGCTATTTGCAGGAAGCGGTTTTAGTAACGACCTAACAGGTTCAACAATAAACTCCACTAAGCCTGTGGCTGTGATTTCGGGCAATTACTGCATGGGCGATATGGACGATTTGTCAAATTGTGATTATACTATTGAGCAACAAACACCTGTGAGCACTTGGGGCAAAAATTATATTGTTACTCCTATTGCCAATAGAAAGAATCCCCCCATTACGAGAATATTCACATCTATGCCGAACAACGCAGTCTTTATGGACGGGCAGCTGATTACTCGGATTATATCACCGGGTGGACTAATAGGGAAAGGATATATTGAAGTTCGTACCGGCGATATTGGAATTAACAGGCCTGTGATTATTTCGTCAGATTACCCGATTAATGTGGTGCAGTACAATCCAAGTAAAAGCGATGATAGCATTGCGAGTGCACCATTTCAGATGCAAGTTATCGCAAACGAGCAATTCAGCAATGATTGTAAATTCGTAACTGTTGGAGCGGATGGATTGGAATTTAAGAAAAACTATTACAATTTAGTTTATCTTGCTGCAATTGATGGTGGTATTCCACAGGATTTGCAAGTTGGCATCTTTAGTCAAAGTCCATTAGACTGGATTCCTCTCGAAGCATTTTCCGGTAATCCCGGAACTCCTACCAATTGTTATGAGAATGACGGACGCCAATATTATTCAAAAATTTTACCTATCACGGAAGCAGGAATTCACCAAATTAAAGCCAATGACCCCTTCGGGCTTTATCAATACGGCAATGATGCAAATTCTTCTTTTGGGACTATGGCATCTGTCCGATTACGTGATTTGACGAAGGGCGATACTTTGCCACCTGTATTCCAACCTGCGGATGGACATTGTTGTAAAGGAGATTACAACGGCACAGTGCTTGATGTAGCTCAAGTAGGAGTTGAACCTTCCAACTTGGCTTCCCTATCTTTAGTTGAAGCTCTCAGCTACAATTATCAATGTAATATAGAACCTTTTATTTCGGGAATATCCCCTAAGACGACATTTGAATTAAGGACTCTTGATTATTGGAAGCCTGCTAAAGCTGTTATTATAGCATCCGATAAAAGTGGAAATTGGAGCTTAAAGGAAATTAATTATACTCCAATAGTCAATTTGAGTTTAAACGCCGACAATTATGATTTGGGAATGATTAAATCCGGGCATTTCCGAGATTTTGAAATTATACTTTCTAACGAGCGCGAAGAGAATACTCTTCCTCTCGAAAAAATTGTATTGAGCAACGAAGATTCCCAATTCGAAATAATAGAAAATATTCCCGAGAATTTAGTCCTCGGTCCTATGGAAGAGCATCCTTTCAAAGTCCGTTTCCATGCCAATGAATTATATTCAGATGATATCGAAAAACTGGAACAAGTATTCAAAAATCATTTTTATGTCGATGTCAAAATTGATGAATTCATCCAATCAATGAGCTTGAATAAAATATTCGAAATCGAAGTCGCAAATCCGCGAATAATTGCCGATGATGTTGATTTCTCTACACATATGATAGACGAAACGATTGAGCACCAATATCTAAAAATCAGCAATCCCGGCAAAATGCCTTTGCTAATTACCAAGTTCGATTTCCCGGCTGAATCTCCTTTTGTGCTGGATTTGCCCGAAGCATCGGTTGAGAATCCCTTTGAAATAGGGGCATTTGGCGAATACTTAGTAAAAACGGAATTTATACCGACTGAACCCGGCGAATTTAGTGACACTTTGACAATCACAAGCGATGCGTACATTATTAAAAATGTGGCTGTAATTTCAGCTTCTGCAATTCCTTCATCAGTTCTTGATAACAATCTTTATGGTGGGAAATTCGCCGTAAATTATGATGGTAACTCGATTACATTCCGTTCCGAAAATGATGCAATCGTTTCGGGCTTAAAGATATACGATTTGAACGGCAGAAATATCTTCAATTCAGACATTACAAATAAAATAAATGAATATCGTGTAGCAGTCCCGAGTTTTAAAACGGGCATTTACCTGCTACACATTAATATAGATGGCATTTGGATGAGCAAGAAATTAATAATTTCGTAA
- a CDS encoding T9SS type A sorting domain-containing protein encodes MKYFILLSTLVSLLFSHNSLEAQIYSDEELKMMTGSSNIGTEFYMTFHPAWGNASKIGEIKIFVSSIFITNVTLSIPALNKIETKKTKHSDVIEFTLTPEEAQMYLMTSENATIKPEKAQVYSGRAIIITADDPVICYGVIRSNGKSEGYMAMPTHVLGQKYQIATQPDPSNNTSQFMPSYTSIVGVYDNTKITFRLGGNSTTEVDGMGGLLKPGDVARATLNKGDVWLIAGSGANNDLTGSTVSATKPVAVISGNFCMGDKDDLSNCDYTIEQQTPENTWGKNYIVTPIANRKKFPITRIFTSVPENSIKMDGIEIAQIKSPGGQIGSGYIEVRTGDTGIPTPVRISSYYPINVVQYNPSSSDDDVASSPFQMQVIPTEQFSKNVIFSTISTEEDFEYETNYYNLVYLATIDGEIPDDMVIKHSGNFWNAVKGLAEPGIPVYGQEKDGRQYYSTILPITETRLHQIEAKDPFGVYSYGNDKSTSFGTTSTSKMLDLVSADTVAPLVTYDVSYSGEVVGTLVDIAQTGVEPSGLASLTMFKMLSDNFQLIPPYITAGKTINSTFGLKAIDYWKAAEAVLVATDRRGNNTIVKIKYKPTVVLSINTDDFNLGMIKSGKFRDFNLTLANDDFTTSVPLKALKLKSNDPQFEIIQNIESGSVLSSLEEQEFTVRFHAHDLYSDDIENLEQVFKTSFIIVLMEHSRELEMKKEIEIEVANPRIIADDVDFSTHMIDETIEHQYLKISNPGKMPLLITKFDFPAESPFVLDLPAATEANPFEIEPFGEYLVKTEFIPIEPGEFSDTLTITSDAYIIKNVAVISASAIPSSVLDNNLYGGKFAVNYDGNSITFLAEHDAIVSGLKIYDLIGRNIFNSDITNKINEYRVAVPAIKTGVYLLHINIDGIWMSKKLIIS; translated from the coding sequence ATGAAATATTTTATCCTACTTTCGACGCTGGTATCGCTACTGTTTTCACATAATTCGCTTGAAGCACAAATTTATAGCGATGAAGAGCTTAAAATGATGACCGGCTCATCAAATATAGGTACTGAATTTTATATGACATTCCATCCTGCATGGGGGAATGCAAGCAAAATTGGCGAAATCAAGATATTCGTGTCTTCTATTTTTATAACAAATGTAACTCTTAGTATTCCTGCTCTTAACAAAATCGAAACTAAAAAAACTAAACATAGTGATGTAATTGAGTTTACTCTTACGCCAGAAGAAGCTCAGATGTATTTAATGACGAGCGAAAATGCAACAATTAAGCCTGAAAAAGCACAAGTATATAGTGGTAGAGCAATCATTATCACTGCTGACGACCCTGTGATTTGCTATGGTGTAATTCGTTCTAATGGTAAATCTGAAGGCTATATGGCTATGCCGACTCATGTTTTAGGACAAAAATATCAAATCGCTACTCAGCCTGACCCTTCAAACAATACTTCACAGTTCATGCCAAGTTACACAAGTATTGTAGGAGTTTATGATAATACTAAAATCACGTTCAGGTTAGGAGGCAATTCAACAACGGAAGTTGATGGTATGGGTGGTCTTTTAAAACCAGGCGATGTAGCCAGAGCCACTCTAAATAAAGGCGACGTTTGGCTGATAGCAGGAAGCGGAGCTAATAACGACTTAACCGGTTCGACAGTATCAGCTACTAAACCTGTTGCTGTGATTTCGGGCAATTTCTGCATGGGCGATAAAGATGATTTGTCAAATTGTGATTATACAATTGAGCAACAAACACCGGAGAACACTTGGGGCAAAAATTATATTGTTACTCCTATTGCCAATAGAAAGAAATTCCCAATTACGAGAATATTCACATCAGTGCCGGAAAACTCAATCAAAATGGACGGAATTGAGATTGCTCAGATTAAATCACCAGGCGGGCAAATAGGGAGCGGCTACATTGAAGTTCGTACCGGCGATACCGGGATTCCTACACCTGTCAGGATTTCTTCGTATTATCCCATTAATGTGGTGCAGTATAATCCAAGCAGCAGCGATGATGACGTTGCGAGCTCGCCCTTCCAAATGCAAGTTATACCAACAGAGCAATTCAGCAAAAATGTAATTTTTAGTACTATAAGCACTGAAGAAGATTTCGAATATGAAACTAATTATTACAATTTGGTCTATCTTGCCACAATTGATGGTGAAATCCCTGATGATATGGTAATTAAACATAGTGGAAATTTCTGGAATGCTGTCAAGGGTTTGGCTGAACCGGGAATTCCTGTATATGGGCAAGAGAAAGACGGACGCCAATATTATTCGACAATTTTGCCTATCACTGAAACAAGACTTCACCAAATTGAAGCAAAAGACCCCTTTGGAGTGTATAGTTATGGGAATGACAAATCTACTTCCTTTGGGACTACCTCAACGAGCAAGATGTTAGACTTAGTTTCTGCTGATACTGTTGCTCCGCTTGTTACTTATGATGTTTCTTATAGCGGTGAAGTAGTCGGCACCTTAGTTGATATTGCTCAAACTGGTGTCGAGCCTTCAGGTTTGGCATCCTTGACTATGTTTAAGATGTTAAGCGACAATTTTCAACTAATTCCACCATATATTACTGCCGGCAAGACAATAAATTCCACTTTTGGACTGAAAGCAATTGATTATTGGAAAGCTGCTGAAGCTGTCTTAGTCGCAACTGACAGACGTGGCAACAACACAATTGTCAAAATTAAATATAAACCAACAGTTGTTTTGAGCATCAATACAGATGATTTTAATTTGGGGATGATAAAATCAGGTAAATTTCGAGATTTCAACTTAACTCTCGCAAATGACGATTTCACAACTTCAGTGCCGCTTAAAGCTTTAAAACTCAAATCGAATGACCCTCAATTTGAAATAATTCAAAATATCGAAAGCGGTTCTGTACTTAGTTCTTTAGAAGAGCAAGAATTCACCGTCCGTTTCCACGCTCATGATTTATATTCTGATGATATCGAAAATTTGGAACAAGTATTCAAAACGTCATTCATAATAGTGCTGATGGAGCATAGTCGCGAATTAGAAATGAAAAAGGAAATAGAAATCGAAGTGGCAAATCCGCGAATAATTGCAGATGATGTTGATTTCTCGACACATATGATAGACGAAACAATTGAGCATCAATATCTAAAAATCAGCAATCCCGGCAAAATGCCTTTGCTAATTACCAAGTTCGATTTCCCGGCTGAATCTCCTTTTGTGCTTGATTTGCCCGCAGCAACTGAAGCCAACCCATTTGAAATTGAGCCATTTGGCGAATATTTAGTAAAAACTGAATTTATCCCAATTGAACCGGGTGAATTTAGCGACACTTTGACAATTACAAGCGATGCTTATATCATCAAAAATGTGGCTGTAATTTCAGCTTCTGCAATTCCTTCATCAGTTCTTGATAACAATCTTTATGGTGGGAAATTTGCCGTAAATTATGATGGTAACTCGATTACATTCCTTGCCGAACATGATGCAATTGTATCCGGCTTAAAAATTTACGATTTAATAGGGAGAAATATCTTCAATTCAGACATTACAAATAAAATAAATGAATATCGTGTGGCAGTTCCCGCTATTAAAACGGGCGTTTATCTGCTTCATATTAATATAGATGGCATTTGGATGAGCAAGAAATTAATAATTTCGTAA
- a CDS encoding RNA polymerase sigma factor, with translation MDLALQIENLFKTDRKKFLGFIRQRVRSQEEAEDILQDVFTNVLAASANVQRPIENIASWVFTAVRNRIIDSYRKKRAETFSDMQTPGQAEDGVDAFENFLGDFSSSPESDLIRKTIWESVQAGLAELPAEQREVFVKNEFEGISFREMSEETGVNINTLLARKRYAVLHLRKKLKDLYRSINNN, from the coding sequence ATGGATTTAGCTCTTCAAATAGAGAACTTGTTCAAAACGGACCGGAAGAAATTCCTTGGTTTTATCCGTCAACGAGTACGTAGTCAGGAAGAAGCAGAAGATATTTTGCAAGATGTATTCACCAATGTTTTGGCTGCATCGGCAAATGTTCAACGCCCGATAGAAAATATCGCATCGTGGGTGTTCACCGCAGTGCGTAATAGAATCATTGACTCGTATCGTAAGAAAAGAGCAGAGACATTCTCTGATATGCAGACCCCGGGTCAAGCCGAAGACGGCGTTGACGCATTCGAAAATTTCTTGGGCGATTTCTCAAGTAGCCCGGAAAGCGATTTGATTCGTAAGACAATTTGGGAATCTGTCCAAGCAGGACTTGCCGAATTACCTGCCGAACAACGCGAAGTTTTTGTTAAAAACGAATTCGAAGGCATCTCGTTCCGTGAAATGTCCGAAGAAACAGGTGTGAATATCAACACTTTGTTAGCCAGAAAGCGTTACGCTGTTCTGCATCTTCGCAAAAAACTGAAAGACCTTTATCGTTCGATTAATAATAATTAA
- the hutU gene encoding urocanate hydratase: MRTVKVPRGTELTCKNWQIEAAYRMIHHNLDPENAEKPEELIVYGGLGKAARNWECFDAIVGTLKDMDIDDTLLVQSGKPVGVVKTHLLAPRVIIANSNLVPKWATWDEFRRLDKLGLIMYGQMTAGSWIYIGTQGIVQGTYETFAECARQHFGGDLFGRFLLTAGMGGMGGAQPLAATFAGAASITVEIDEKRIDKRIHDGYCDMKCDNLDTALEIVRQNVTERKAISIGLIGNAAEILPELVRRGIYPDVVTDQTAAHDPLNGYYPTGMTISEADELRRSNPDKYLEEAYKSIGTHVSAMLEFQKNGSVVFDYGNNIRGVAKEYGNVSNAFDFNGFVPDYIRPLFCDGKGPFRWVALSGDPEDIAKTDRAVLELFPEDESLHRWIHNAQSRIGFQALPARICWLGYGDRMKAGLKFNEMVASGELSAPIVIGRDHLDCGSVASPYRETEKMLDGSDAIADWVYFNFALNAVGGATWVSLHHGGGVGMGLSLHAGMVVVADGSKDSESRLTRVLTFDPMMGILRHADAGYERARSNASEFGIRIPML, encoded by the coding sequence ATGAGAACGGTTAAAGTGCCACGTGGTACAGAACTGACTTGTAAGAATTGGCAAATTGAAGCTGCATACAGGATGATTCATCATAATCTCGACCCTGAAAATGCTGAGAAACCCGAAGAATTGATTGTATATGGCGGATTGGGCAAGGCTGCTCGTAATTGGGAATGTTTCGACGCAATTGTCGGCACATTGAAAGATATGGACATTGATGACACTTTGCTCGTCCAATCGGGCAAGCCCGTTGGAGTGGTCAAAACGCATTTATTGGCGCCGAGAGTTATAATCGCAAATTCAAACCTTGTCCCGAAATGGGCTACTTGGGATGAATTTCGTAGATTGGACAAGCTCGGATTAATTATGTACGGGCAAATGACAGCCGGAAGTTGGATTTATATCGGCACACAAGGCATAGTGCAAGGCACTTACGAAACATTTGCCGAATGTGCTCGCCAACATTTCGGAGGCGATTTATTCGGGAGATTCTTGCTTACGGCAGGTATGGGCGGTATGGGCGGAGCTCAACCATTGGCAGCAACTTTTGCCGGAGCAGCGTCTATCACTGTCGAAATTGACGAAAAAAGAATTGACAAAAGAATACATGACGGGTATTGTGACATGAAGTGTGACAATCTTGACACAGCTCTCGAAATTGTGCGACAAAATGTCACAGAACGAAAAGCAATATCAATCGGTTTGATAGGAAATGCAGCTGAAATACTGCCGGAACTTGTCCGTAGAGGCATTTATCCCGATGTAGTTACAGACCAAACTGCGGCTCATGACCCTTTGAACGGATACTATCCTACCGGTATGACGATTTCGGAAGCTGACGAATTAAGACGTAGCAATCCCGACAAATACCTTGAAGAGGCGTATAAGTCAATCGGTACACACGTTTCGGCAATGCTCGAATTTCAGAAAAATGGCTCAGTCGTATTTGATTACGGTAATAATATTCGCGGAGTTGCCAAAGAATATGGCAATGTCAGCAATGCATTTGATTTTAACGGATTTGTGCCTGATTATATTCGTCCGCTTTTCTGCGACGGCAAGGGACCATTCAGATGGGTGGCGCTTTCCGGCGACCCTGAAGATATTGCCAAAACTGACAGAGCCGTTTTGGAGCTATTTCCGGAAGATGAATCATTGCACCGTTGGATTCATAATGCACAAAGCAGAATCGGCTTTCAAGCCCTGCCTGCTCGGATTTGTTGGCTTGGATACGGCGATAGAATGAAAGCCGGCTTGAAATTTAATGAAATGGTCGCAAGCGGGGAGTTGAGTGCTCCTATTGTTATCGGACGCGACCACCTTGATTGCGGCTCGGTAGCATCACCATATCGCGAGACTGAAAAAATGCTCGACGGTTCGGATGCAATTGCAGATTGGGTCTATTTCAATTTTGCCTTGAATGCCGTTGGCGGTGCAACGTGGGTATCCTTGCATCATGGCGGTGGAGTTGGAATGGGATTATCACTACACGCCGGAATGGTAGTTGTAGCAGATGGTTCTAAGGATTCGGAATCGAGATTGACGAGGGTTTTGACCTTCGACCCGATGATGGGAATTTTACGCCATGCCGATGCGGGCTATGAACGTGCTCGTAGCAACGCTTCAGAGTTTGGCATAAGAATCCCTATGTTATAG
- a CDS encoding DUF971 domain-containing protein: MPISIKKVSPGLLKAEWSDGFSATIKIEKLRSECPCADCREKENETGKFVMPTIKMGKNDLKSLQPVGNYAVNPTWGDGHDTGIYPWEFIRIIFENYKMSEGEILEFEEKNKNKPDIPGLNVRSN; the protein is encoded by the coding sequence ATGCCGATATCTATTAAAAAAGTGTCGCCCGGACTTCTCAAAGCCGAGTGGTCTGACGGCTTTTCGGCTACTATCAAAATTGAGAAATTGCGTTCCGAATGCCCGTGTGCTGATTGCCGCGAAAAGGAAAACGAGACCGGAAAATTTGTCATGCCGACAATCAAAATGGGCAAAAATGATTTGAAATCACTTCAGCCCGTTGGAAATTACGCTGTAAACCCCACTTGGGGCGATGGTCACGACACAGGAATCTATCCCTGGGAATTTATCAGAATCATCTTCGAAAATTACAAAATGAGCGAAGGTGAAATATTAGAATTTGAAGAAAAAAATAAAAATAAACCCGATATACCGGGATTGAACGTGAGGAGTAATTAG